A single Tenacibaculum sp. Bg11-29 DNA region contains:
- a CDS encoding TMEM175 family protein: MKNEMTSERLEAFSDGVLAIIITIMVLALKVPKDYTVESLIKILPTFISYFVSFLYVSVYWVTHHQLFKITKKINTQTLWANLNLLFWLSIIPFTTDWIGDGNHHTDVIPVISYGVVLLMCHLSFIFLRKTAIKLHGKTSEIGIYLNKKTLDIACFFIYTFGLLFVFFNVYVAMACFLLVGVLKVIELNITAIKE, translated from the coding sequence ATGAAAAATGAAATGACCTCCGAACGATTAGAAGCTTTTAGTGATGGTGTACTTGCCATTATTATTACGATAATGGTTTTAGCATTAAAAGTACCAAAAGATTATACTGTAGAGAGTCTTATAAAAATACTGCCTACTTTTATTAGCTATTTTGTAAGTTTTTTATACGTTAGTGTATACTGGGTTACCCATCATCAATTATTTAAAATAACTAAGAAAATAAACACACAAACTTTATGGGCAAATTTAAATCTACTATTTTGGTTATCTATTATCCCATTTACAACTGATTGGATAGGAGACGGAAATCATCATACTGATGTTATTCCCGTTATTTCATACGGAGTTGTATTGTTAATGTGCCATTTATCGTTTATTTTTTTAAGAAAAACCGCTATTAAACTTCATGGTAAAACATCTGAAATAGGTATTTATTTAAATAAAAAAACGTTAGATATTGCATGTTTCTTTATTTATACTTTTGGTTTATTATTTGTTTTTTTTAATGTATATGTTGCTATGGCTTGCTTTTTATTAGTAGGAGTACTTAAAGTAATAGAACTAAATATTACCGCTATAAAAGAGTAA
- a CDS encoding IS1595 family transposase, with translation MNIFKGQNLLEFADRFKTNEDCKEYLADIKWKNCFQCVKCGHKKAQIRKDFSRTCNICSHQESATSNTLFHKVKFGVRKAFFIVFEMSTSTKSLSASYVSVRFSVTEKTARLFMLKIREAMKSSGNNPMTGIVHVDEFVLGGREKDKVGRSYKAKKKKAITAVELTEDGKVKRMYAMRIEDFSATSLQYIFVNHISREAKVITDKWRGYRPIAKAYDITQIESNGGMNFKALHTMIHQVKSWIRTTYSWVSDFNINRYFNEFCFRINRSQSKETIFNNLIRKMVEKGKVHHEQIICR, from the coding sequence ATGAATATTTTTAAAGGCCAAAACCTTCTAGAGTTTGCTGATCGGTTCAAAACTAATGAAGATTGCAAGGAATATTTGGCAGATATTAAATGGAAAAATTGTTTTCAATGTGTTAAATGTGGTCATAAAAAGGCTCAAATAAGAAAGGATTTCTCACGTACTTGCAATATTTGTTCTCATCAGGAATCTGCAACGTCAAACACACTTTTCCACAAAGTTAAATTTGGAGTTAGAAAAGCTTTTTTCATTGTTTTTGAAATGAGTACAAGTACAAAAAGTCTTTCTGCAAGCTATGTTTCAGTTCGTTTTAGTGTCACAGAAAAGACAGCACGTTTATTTATGCTTAAAATTAGAGAGGCTATGAAAAGTAGTGGAAATAATCCTATGACTGGGATTGTTCATGTTGATGAGTTTGTTCTAGGTGGTCGTGAAAAAGATAAAGTGGGCAGAAGTTATAAAGCAAAGAAAAAGAAGGCTATAACTGCTGTTGAGCTAACTGAAGATGGAAAAGTAAAAAGAATGTATGCAATGAGAATCGAAGATTTTTCAGCTACTTCTTTACAATATATTTTCGTGAATCATATCAGTCGAGAAGCTAAAGTGATAACTGATAAATGGAGAGGCTACAGACCTATTGCTAAAGCCTATGATATTACCCAAATTGAAAGTAATGGAGGTATGAACTTTAAAGCTCTTCATACAATGATTCATCAAGTGAAATCTTGGATAAGAACAACTTACTCTTGGGTAAGTGACTTTAACATAAACAGATATTTTAATGAATTTTGTTTCAGAATTAATCGCTCACAAAGCAAAGAAACAATATTCAATAACTTAATAAGAAAAATGGTTGAAAAGGGTAAAGTACATCACGAACAAATTATATGTAGATAA
- the tssD gene encoding type VI secretion system tube protein TssD, which produces MAKSQLHFLGHVVDLLTVETVYNKDFNQFKGAPIRYNKGGLLKFVFDFEANFRFLERMKTVNYDLYKRGYPIDDGKIVFYDANSDNLKDWYFKDAPVVYYQFKFDANGGGMRVEMIISPAIQNYGYKIHRSWHITPIEEEGYKSPVQATEKKENFYLSIQHLTDKKTLVPLGIPAFNKSPENQNIEFEIEITENGIDDFQVEFLHDNKIIQSYYSGEQTLDEVIVTAKGSGNSSNSTTNSQNTQSNYPKGKYHVKWDGFDKNGIYDSTVFTTGKLKARIKGKRNGIEKRAESSEFSFEYNEVTWVDTKINKNTKRIDVTLRVNLTDGGANGIKCIEKDIDPDPKFRIPIKECPWDKITKETLSYYRKPIIKSRTKEFEDLKKMALEGINIYWSRRHSNTEGTIINGINWEIIVTAINTENSNISLNDIPLIYNTNNPWSRSGNPGTSTLGDGNKMDELARILPNGIVQRISYNIGYINYASWKDLEKTHWLYKLEGWRYYKESNEKKEFEFTAAHEIGHEILQSFGGTVYSWQHKGSSYYLPQDTKPVGRETFEEEYINRDFMENTKGENYPITGEIDLMKYYNNDPKYTDYDRATANKKDVLGLLWLTKLEIK; this is translated from the coding sequence ATGGCAAAATCACAATTACATTTTTTAGGGCATGTAGTAGACCTATTAACAGTAGAAACCGTTTACAATAAAGATTTTAACCAATTTAAAGGTGCTCCCATACGCTATAATAAAGGCGGCTTACTTAAATTTGTTTTCGATTTCGAAGCAAACTTTCGTTTTTTAGAACGTATGAAGACTGTTAATTATGACCTTTATAAACGAGGATACCCTATTGATGATGGAAAAATTGTTTTCTATGATGCAAATAGCGACAATTTAAAAGACTGGTATTTTAAAGATGCGCCTGTTGTTTATTATCAGTTTAAATTTGATGCTAACGGTGGCGGTATGAGGGTAGAGATGATAATTTCTCCTGCTATACAAAACTATGGTTATAAAATTCATAGAAGCTGGCATATAACGCCTATTGAAGAGGAAGGTTACAAATCGCCTGTGCAGGCTACTGAGAAGAAGGAGAACTTTTATTTAAGTATACAACATTTAACCGATAAGAAAACACTAGTTCCGCTAGGAATTCCTGCTTTTAATAAATCGCCCGAAAACCAAAATATTGAATTTGAAATAGAAATTACCGAAAATGGTATTGACGATTTTCAAGTAGAGTTTTTACACGATAATAAAATTATTCAATCATATTATTCAGGCGAACAAACATTAGATGAAGTTATAGTAACCGCAAAAGGTTCGGGTAATTCGTCTAACTCTACTACTAATAGCCAAAACACGCAAAGTAATTACCCAAAAGGAAAATATCATGTTAAATGGGATGGTTTTGATAAGAATGGTATTTATGATAGTACTGTTTTTACCACAGGCAAACTAAAAGCTCGCATAAAAGGGAAACGAAATGGTATAGAAAAAAGAGCAGAAAGCAGTGAGTTTTCTTTTGAGTATAATGAGGTAACTTGGGTAGATACTAAGATTAATAAAAACACAAAACGTATTGATGTTACACTTCGTGTGAATCTTACGGATGGTGGCGCAAACGGAATTAAGTGTATTGAGAAAGATATTGACCCTGATCCAAAATTTAGAATTCCTATTAAAGAATGTCCTTGGGATAAAATAACTAAAGAAACGTTATCTTACTATAGAAAACCTATAATAAAAAGTAGAACAAAAGAATTTGAAGATTTAAAAAAAATGGCTCTAGAAGGTATAAATATTTATTGGAGTAGAAGACATTCTAATACGGAAGGAACAATAATTAATGGCATCAATTGGGAAATAATAGTAACAGCCATAAATACAGAAAATTCAAATATTAGCTTAAATGATATTCCTTTAATTTATAATACAAATAATCCCTGGTCTCGTTCTGGAAACCCAGGAACAAGTACTTTAGGTGATGGTAATAAAATGGATGAACTTGCAAGAATACTTCCTAACGGTATTGTTCAGCGTATTTCTTATAATATAGGTTACATAAATTATGCTAGTTGGAAAGATTTAGAAAAAACACATTGGTTATATAAATTAGAAGGATGGAGATATTATAAAGAAAGTAACGAAAAAAAAGAATTTGAATTTACCGCTGCACACGAAATAGGTCATGAAATACTACAATCTTTTGGAGGCACTGTATACTCTTGGCAACATAAAGGTAGCTCTTATTACTTACCACAAGATACCAAACCAGTAGGAAGAGAAACTTTCGAAGAAGAATATATTAATAGAGATTTTATGGAAAATACTAAAGGAGAGAACTACCCCATAACAGGAGAAATTGACTTAATGAAGTATTATAATAATGACCCAAAATATACCGATTACGATAGAGCAACTGCTAATAAAAAAGATGTTTTAGGTTTATTATGGCTTACAAAATTAGAAATAAAATGA
- a CDS encoding LodA/GoxA family CTQ-dependent oxidase: MTKPSNKKPASCWNCDGDITLVTQRLKEMFVEMGQKTRIEKGQKPAERAVFRKQHGIAYGRFEINKDIDEKFKIGIFAGDTYECAVRFSSDTGPTSPDLHSTLGVGLKLFGVDGPKLLGDGTNADFIFQNIDRFFARDAQQMCSFTKAGVINHDYDTYINKHPELASILQAMTKEEASVLSASYWAILPFKLGDSQIVRYRLVPEDTYKGTPFNDTNYLGLDLQQRLVKKEATFRFEIQLRTNDATMPLDDAQVVWSTEESPYICIAKLHLPQQDVSSIGQAEFGSNLAFNIWRTLPQHEPLGSIAQARKVVYAASAEARHQANGQQLQEPTKINPEFKGNTDEDSDCIVKAGIYPPIGVMRVGNSENEYFLGPLVDNPAPQTDSYAYRDKTGALKRQAAQFRIYGFNAAGKAVKELTAENSNITWHSHLSNQKSSWYQFNIALDIPEAADVPPSMLRNIDVKDRESLLIDGGAKSISGTNNKSDSFEGEFLTTKVYLGEMHTDEKGRLVMLGGHGKSENINGDIAITFANNEGWYDDISDGPVTAEVEYNGNKITVDPAWVICAPPDYAPMQKSVRTMWDLMRDVAVKSNMLVRPKRPSFTKDILPIFQRMTDLQWVNAGFAGAFGFGGQFNYTTIEWIKKLGNPSSAYMEMRRTLSNNFRRFEVSGAEAPQLWPWLYGDAISIPPTGSVRQHATLSNLQLEFLDQWVKGDFDADYVDMTGCPHIPTPPTIDELTIAEQPDMLTKAAMEFCLADAFHPGCEMTWPMRSSGMYMAPFRIKHAPKTPPVNTMYYGAMMNNDILPLAKGPILGGQVAGSITRWMAIPWQTDTASCRDGYTSDYDPYLPTFWPARVPNNILNEDRYQEVINPDLAEETRIQAFNFRSEWLDDLPLDGGAPTYTNQINSMIKYFDKLAVVQKRPGVAHDSNFPKEMQVGITPTPEQEAELLKATLVDLDTILNSNHTLNDTTKNVLYAAVDKLSHNNLLNEQFLLEGAKGELLTLVEDELTKDFKTSTNVTNTIHLIASKLHTMKQSDSHQQKTLVKVEVGIPEKMTRFSRYTPK; this comes from the coding sequence ATGACAAAACCTTCAAATAAAAAACCTGCTTCGTGTTGGAACTGCGATGGAGATATTACCTTAGTTACACAACGTCTTAAAGAGATGTTTGTAGAAATGGGACAAAAAACTAGGATTGAAAAAGGGCAAAAACCTGCTGAGAGAGCTGTATTTAGAAAACAACACGGTATCGCTTATGGTCGTTTTGAAATAAATAAAGATATTGACGAAAAATTTAAAATTGGGATTTTCGCTGGTGATACCTACGAATGTGCCGTTCGCTTTTCAAGCGATACAGGGCCAACATCTCCTGACTTGCATTCAACTTTAGGAGTAGGTTTAAAATTATTTGGTGTTGATGGGCCTAAATTATTAGGCGATGGTACCAATGCTGATTTTATTTTTCAAAACATAGATCGTTTTTTTGCTCGTGATGCACAACAAATGTGCAGCTTTACTAAAGCTGGCGTTATTAATCATGATTATGACACTTACATAAATAAGCATCCTGAATTGGCAAGTATTTTACAGGCAATGACCAAAGAAGAAGCTAGTGTGTTAAGCGCAAGTTATTGGGCAATACTTCCTTTTAAATTAGGAGACTCTCAAATTGTAAGATACCGCCTAGTACCTGAAGATACTTATAAAGGAACTCCTTTTAACGATACCAATTACCTAGGACTAGATTTACAACAACGTTTAGTAAAAAAAGAAGCAACTTTTCGTTTTGAAATACAGCTAAGAACTAACGATGCTACTATGCCGTTAGATGACGCTCAAGTTGTATGGAGTACAGAAGAAAGTCCGTACATCTGTATTGCAAAATTACATTTACCTCAGCAAGATGTTTCAAGTATTGGGCAAGCTGAGTTTGGTAGTAATTTAGCCTTTAATATTTGGAGAACATTACCACAACACGAACCATTAGGCTCTATTGCACAAGCAAGAAAAGTAGTATATGCTGCGAGTGCAGAAGCAAGACATCAAGCTAATGGGCAACAATTACAAGAACCAACTAAGATAAATCCCGAATTTAAAGGAAATACAGATGAAGATAGCGACTGTATTGTAAAAGCAGGTATCTACCCTCCTATTGGTGTTATGAGAGTTGGTAATAGTGAAAATGAATACTTTTTAGGCCCTTTAGTTGATAATCCAGCACCGCAAACCGATTCGTATGCATACAGAGATAAAACGGGTGCCTTAAAAAGGCAAGCTGCTCAGTTTAGAATTTACGGTTTTAATGCAGCGGGTAAAGCTGTAAAAGAATTAACTGCCGAAAATTCAAACATTACATGGCATAGTCATTTATCGAACCAAAAATCTTCATGGTATCAATTTAACATTGCTTTAGATATTCCTGAAGCAGCTGATGTTCCTCCATCTATGTTACGAAATATCGATGTAAAAGATCGTGAATCATTACTAATCGACGGAGGTGCTAAATCTATTTCGGGTACCAATAATAAAAGTGATTCTTTTGAAGGAGAGTTTTTAACTACCAAAGTGTATTTAGGTGAAATGCATACCGATGAAAAAGGACGTTTAGTTATGTTAGGTGGGCATGGAAAATCTGAAAATATTAACGGAGATATTGCCATTACTTTTGCAAATAATGAAGGTTGGTACGATGATATTTCGGACGGCCCTGTTACTGCTGAAGTTGAATACAACGGAAATAAAATTACCGTAGACCCTGCTTGGGTTATTTGTGCGCCACCAGATTATGCACCAATGCAAAAATCAGTACGTACAATGTGGGATTTAATGCGTGATGTAGCCGTAAAATCGAATATGTTAGTACGCCCAAAAAGACCTTCGTTCACTAAAGATATTTTACCAATATTTCAACGTATGACCGATTTACAATGGGTAAATGCTGGTTTTGCAGGAGCTTTTGGATTTGGAGGTCAATTTAATTACACAACCATCGAATGGATAAAAAAACTAGGAAACCCATCTTCTGCTTATATGGAAATGCGACGTACGCTTTCTAATAATTTCCGTCGATTTGAAGTATCAGGGGCAGAAGCTCCGCAATTATGGCCATGGTTATATGGTGATGCTATTAGCATTCCTCCTACTGGCTCTGTTCGTCAGCATGCTACTTTATCTAATTTACAATTAGAATTTTTAGATCAATGGGTTAAAGGTGATTTTGATGCCGACTATGTTGATATGACTGGCTGCCCTCATATACCTACTCCTCCAACAATTGATGAACTAACAATAGCGGAACAACCAGATATGCTTACCAAAGCTGCAATGGAATTTTGTTTAGCAGATGCTTTTCACCCTGGTTGTGAAATGACATGGCCAATGCGTTCTTCGGGAATGTATATGGCACCTTTTCGAATAAAACATGCTCCTAAAACACCGCCTGTTAACACAATGTATTACGGTGCAATGATGAATAACGATATACTGCCTTTAGCTAAAGGACCTATTTTAGGAGGACAAGTTGCTGGTAGTATTACTCGTTGGATGGCTATTCCTTGGCAAACTGATACGGCTAGTTGTAGAGATGGCTATACAAGTGACTATGATCCGTATTTACCTACATTTTGGCCTGCTAGAGTGCCTAATAATATTTTAAATGAAGATCGTTATCAAGAAGTTATCAATCCCGATTTAGCTGAAGAAACGCGTATTCAAGCATTTAATTTTCGTTCAGAATGGTTAGACGACCTTCCTTTAGATGGAGGAGCTCCTACCTATACAAATCAAATTAATAGCATGATTAAGTATTTTGATAAGTTAGCTGTAGTTCAAAAACGCCCTGGTGTTGCACATGACTCTAACTTTCCGAAAGAAATGCAGGTTGGAATTACGCCTACTCCTGAGCAAGAGGCTGAATTATTAAAAGCTACTTTAGTTGATTTAGATACTATTTTAAATAGCAATCATACTTTAAATGATACGACTAAAAATGTATTGTATGCAGCTGTAGACAAACTTTCTCATAACAACTTATTAAATGAACAGTTTTTATTAGAAGGTGCTAAAGGAGAACTATTAACATTGGTTGAAGATGAATTAACAAAAGATTTTAAAACATCAACAAATGTTACCAATACGATACACCTTATTGCTTCTAAGTTACATACAATGAAACAATCAGATTCACATCAACAAAAAACTCTTGTAAAAGTAGAAGTTGGTATTCCTGAAAAAATGACACGTTTTTCAAGATATACGCCTAAATAA
- a CDS encoding tryptophan 7-halogenase, protein MEKTDILIIGGGIAGCIAAISLANDYNVTLIDKKTTPVDRIGESLAPAAQRILKKLDLLENESDDFKQSLFSNNLGMQSYWGSDQLHIVDHLKNPDGFSRSLDRKNFEVYLRQKAFERGVNCLWGIRLFNSSYEENLWKVTGKSDDLKNRITHTIHATFVIDATGRQSHFAKSIGIKRVQYDKLISCWVSMPNTNINTMSTIVADELGWWYSAVLPDNKRILSFQTDADLIDKAILKNSTSFLTLIKQHKVMQSLLAKNEKDITFHGTVSANSTRLEQPVGKQWIALGDAAISFDPLSSQGMFNAMANAMQVKELITNFNFIKDFSVAKMEDFNMLYSNQIKQVWNHYLKHKNLFYSAEKRWKDAPFWKRRNS, encoded by the coding sequence GTGGAAAAAACAGATATACTTATTATAGGCGGAGGTATTGCAGGTTGTATTGCTGCTATTTCTTTGGCTAACGACTATAATGTTACCTTAATAGACAAAAAAACAACACCTGTTGATCGAATTGGTGAATCTTTAGCACCTGCTGCTCAAAGAATCTTAAAAAAATTAGATCTTTTAGAGAATGAATCTGATGATTTTAAACAATCGCTATTTAGTAATAACCTTGGTATGCAATCATATTGGGGAAGTGATCAACTTCACATAGTAGATCACCTTAAAAACCCTGATGGATTTTCTAGAAGTTTAGATAGAAAGAACTTTGAAGTATACCTTAGACAAAAAGCTTTTGAAAGAGGTGTTAACTGCTTGTGGGGAATCCGTCTTTTTAATAGCTCTTATGAAGAAAACTTATGGAAAGTAACAGGAAAGTCTGATGATTTAAAAAACAGAATAACGCATACCATTCATGCAACTTTTGTAATTGATGCAACTGGTAGGCAATCTCACTTTGCTAAAAGTATTGGAATTAAACGAGTTCAATATGATAAATTAATTTCATGTTGGGTAAGTATGCCTAATACAAATATTAATACCATGAGTACCATTGTAGCTGATGAATTAGGCTGGTGGTATAGTGCTGTTTTACCTGACAATAAAAGAATTCTTTCTTTTCAAACAGATGCTGATCTAATTGATAAAGCTATACTTAAAAATTCAACTTCTTTTTTAACGCTTATTAAACAGCATAAAGTAATGCAATCATTACTAGCAAAAAACGAAAAGGATATTACTTTTCATGGAACTGTTAGTGCTAATTCAACACGTTTAGAGCAACCAGTAGGTAAACAATGGATTGCTTTAGGTGATGCTGCTATTAGTTTCGACCCTTTATCTTCTCAAGGAATGTTTAATGCCATGGCTAACGCAATGCAAGTTAAAGAACTAATAACAAATTTTAATTTTATAAAAGATTTTAGTGTTGCTAAAATGGAAGACTTCAACATGCTATATTCTAATCAAATAAAGCAAGTATGGAATCATTATCTAAAACATAAAAACTTGTTTTATAGCGCTGAAAAAAGATGGAAAGATGCTCCTTTTTGGAAAAGGAGAAATTCTTAA
- a CDS encoding nucleoside deaminase — protein MNKHEEYMSEAVKAALKGMSNNEGGPFGCIVVKDGKIIGRGNNKVTSTNDPTAHAEVTAIRDACKNIGSFQLDGCIVYTSCEPCPMCLGAIYWARPDKVYYGSNQQDAADIGFDDEFIYKEIPLPYEKRSIPFEQIGRKIALEPFEKWTEKQDKIKY, from the coding sequence ATGAATAAACACGAAGAGTATATGAGTGAAGCTGTAAAAGCGGCTTTAAAAGGAATGAGTAATAATGAAGGTGGTCCGTTTGGTTGTATTGTTGTAAAAGACGGAAAAATTATAGGTCGTGGAAATAACAAAGTTACTTCTACAAACGATCCTACCGCACATGCTGAGGTAACTGCTATTAGAGATGCTTGTAAAAACATAGGTTCTTTTCAATTAGACGGTTGTATTGTTTATACTTCTTGCGAACCTTGCCCAATGTGCTTAGGTGCTATTTATTGGGCCAGACCTGATAAAGTATATTACGGTAGTAACCAACAAGATGCTGCTGACATAGGTTTTGATGATGAATTTATTTACAAAGAAATTCCATTACCATATGAGAAAAGAAGTATTCCGTTTGAACAAATTGGAAGAAAAATTGCCTTAGAGCCTTTTGAAAAATGGACTGAGAAACAAGATAAAATTAAATATTAA